Proteins encoded together in one Bombiscardovia nodaiensis window:
- the yesQ gene encoding putative ABC transporter permease protein YesQ: MSIAITRSDGSTSTPARKPEQVSAPKQGIRPGRIVYHIIVMLCALLMIYPIVWMVLSSFKPTATVLATSGQLIPTHWTLDNYINGFKGFAGTSFLRYIGNSLFISIIATIGTIASSAIVAYALSRLKFPGRRILFVAMLLSMMLPAQVLMVPQYLWYQKLGWTNSYLPLIVPYCFAIQGFFIYLIMNFIDGIPRSLDEAAKLDGCSYYGIFFRVICPLITPAVVTGCIFSFMWRWDDFLSALLYVSDTEKYPVSLALKLFSDPSSSSDYGAMFAMASVSILPSVLIFLFFQRYLVEGVSTSGLKG, from the coding sequence ATGAGTATTGCAATTACCAGATCAGATGGATCTACTAGTACTCCTGCCCGCAAGCCTGAGCAAGTGAGCGCCCCCAAGCAGGGTATCCGCCCAGGTCGCATCGTCTACCACATCATCGTCATGCTGTGTGCTCTGCTGATGATTTACCCCATCGTGTGGATGGTCTTGAGCTCCTTCAAGCCCACAGCTACGGTACTGGCCACCTCCGGGCAGTTAATTCCAACGCATTGGACCTTGGATAACTATATCAATGGTTTCAAGGGCTTTGCTGGCACGAGCTTCCTGCGCTACATTGGCAATTCGCTCTTCATATCGATTATCGCAACGATTGGTACGATTGCGTCCTCTGCAATTGTGGCGTACGCGCTGAGCCGCTTGAAGTTCCCTGGCCGCCGGATTCTGTTTGTGGCCATGCTGCTCTCCATGATGCTGCCGGCGCAGGTGCTGATGGTTCCTCAATACCTGTGGTATCAGAAGTTGGGCTGGACCAACAGCTACCTGCCGCTGATTGTGCCCTACTGCTTTGCGATTCAGGGCTTCTTTATCTACCTGATTATGAACTTCATCGACGGCATTCCGCGCTCCCTTGATGAGGCGGCCAAGCTCGATGGGTGCTCCTACTACGGCATCTTCTTCCGGGTCATCTGCCCGCTAATTACGCCCGCTGTGGTGACCGGCTGCATTTTCTCCTTCATGTGGCGCTGGGATGACTTCCTGTCGGCCCTGCTCTATGTCTCGGATACGGAAAAGTACCCAGTCTCCCTGGCTCTTAAGCTGTTCTCGGACCCCAGTTCGAGCTCCGACTATGGAGCCATGTTTGCCATGGCCTCGGTCTCGATTCTGCCCAGCGTGCTCATCTTCCTCTTCTTCCAGCGCTATCTGGTTGAAGGCGTCAGTACTTCTGGCCTGAAGGGGTGA
- the yesO_3 gene encoding putative ABC transporter substrate-binding protein YesO: MKNAKKLLAIVAAGAALVSMTACGSSNGGSGKSGSKAESGTLSVAWWGNQDRNARQAKVNQAFEAAHKDVKVQGQFFEWNDYWKKLSTQVAGHQMPDVIAMDYSYLKQYVDNGQLLELDKYISDGTIKTAGISKDVLASGQMKGKQYAISLGSSSPAMIYNKTVLDKAGLTMPQSLTLDEFEKMSKTVYEKTGYKTNFRYYEASELLEYVLRGEGKTLFKDKELGVSASELKPYFQVYQNGIDQGWHLSPTLFTEIQTGSVEQDPVVYGTSPDRQSWVSFKFTSQLPAMQKVAKDQDLELAPWPSANLKKANYVKPGMFYAISKTCKNPDLAAKYIDFYTNNDEAVKDMLTDRGLPIAEHSLKTVTPMLSADEQKVVKFLQDVVIPNSSKINPPSPSAATTVNTQTLPQVEEALLYKKTDATAAAKQFHDEANDALKR; the protein is encoded by the coding sequence ATGAAGAACGCAAAGAAGTTGCTAGCTATCGTGGCGGCTGGAGCTGCTCTAGTCTCTATGACGGCTTGTGGTAGCTCCAATGGCGGCTCTGGCAAGTCAGGTTCCAAGGCCGAATCAGGCACGTTGAGCGTAGCATGGTGGGGTAATCAAGATCGCAATGCCCGCCAAGCAAAGGTCAACCAGGCCTTTGAAGCAGCCCATAAGGATGTCAAAGTACAAGGACAGTTTTTTGAATGGAATGACTACTGGAAGAAACTGTCTACTCAGGTGGCCGGTCACCAGATGCCAGACGTGATTGCTATGGATTACTCGTATTTGAAGCAATACGTTGACAATGGTCAGCTGCTTGAATTGGATAAATATATCTCTGATGGCACTATCAAAACTGCTGGTATTTCAAAAGATGTACTCGCGTCTGGCCAGATGAAAGGCAAGCAATACGCTATTTCGCTGGGTTCCTCTTCGCCTGCCATGATTTACAACAAAACAGTGCTCGACAAAGCTGGGCTGACCATGCCCCAGTCGTTGACACTGGACGAATTTGAGAAAATGTCCAAGACGGTTTACGAAAAGACTGGTTACAAGACCAATTTCCGCTACTACGAAGCCTCGGAACTTTTAGAGTATGTGCTGCGCGGCGAGGGTAAGACACTCTTTAAAGATAAGGAACTCGGTGTTTCGGCTTCCGAGCTCAAGCCATATTTCCAAGTGTATCAAAATGGTATTGATCAGGGCTGGCACTTAAGCCCGACGCTCTTTACTGAGATTCAAACAGGATCGGTTGAGCAGGATCCTGTAGTGTACGGCACCAGCCCAGATCGTCAGTCCTGGGTCTCCTTCAAATTCACCTCCCAGCTACCAGCTATGCAGAAGGTTGCTAAGGACCAAGATTTGGAGCTTGCCCCATGGCCGTCGGCCAATCTCAAGAAGGCTAACTATGTGAAGCCAGGCATGTTCTACGCAATTTCTAAGACCTGCAAGAACCCAGATTTGGCGGCTAAATACATCGATTTCTATACCAACAATGATGAGGCTGTGAAAGATATGTTGACTGACCGCGGCCTGCCCATTGCTGAGCATTCACTCAAGACGGTCACGCCTATGCTGAGTGCTGACGAGCAAAAAGTAGTTAAGTTCTTGCAAGACGTGGTTATCCCTAACTCCTCTAAGATCAACCCGCCCTCGCCCTCCGCTGCGACGACGGTGAATACGCAGACTCTGCCGCAGGTTGAGGAGGCCTTGCTCTATAAGAAGACCGATGCCACGGCGGCAGCGAAACAATTCCACGACGAAGCGAATGACGCTCTCAAGCGATAG
- a CDS encoding LacI family transcriptional regulator has translation MGEPTIQDVAKKAGVSAATVSRALNDGLVKASTRSRVQAVAQAMGYQPSAGTRKAQSNQSETIGILVTDIGNFYFTDIMKGLFNVAQRAHCRMVIADLDGPEPEATIEQVIGSTQGQVVVAPRLGSQELQEYFDPASTVLVSRRLEGYASVCADDAAGVTQAVRHLASLGHKRIAYVGGSSQSWTNEQRMEAFATSVEEYGLESVILGPFEPSYGGGVNACDALMLEPGVTGAVAFNDLMAAGLLSTLSERQVKVPEELSIVGIDNSVLSRAVRPSLTTVDVRQERLGQAAMQMVVDMLRGEGAHAAGSAEDSANMLIPEILLTRDSTSFAQTQ, from the coding sequence ATGGGCGAGCCAACGATTCAGGACGTGGCGAAGAAGGCAGGTGTTTCGGCAGCTACTGTCTCTCGTGCTCTCAATGATGGCTTAGTTAAAGCTAGTACGCGCAGTAGGGTACAAGCGGTTGCACAGGCTATGGGCTACCAGCCCAGCGCAGGAACTCGTAAGGCGCAGTCAAACCAGAGTGAGACTATCGGTATTTTAGTTACAGACATTGGGAATTTCTACTTTACCGACATTATGAAAGGCCTCTTTAACGTAGCCCAGCGCGCTCATTGCCGCATGGTTATCGCTGACCTCGACGGGCCTGAGCCAGAGGCAACTATTGAGCAAGTGATCGGTAGTACCCAGGGGCAAGTTGTTGTGGCACCCCGGCTGGGTAGCCAAGAGTTGCAAGAGTATTTCGATCCTGCTTCAACGGTCTTGGTGTCTCGTCGGTTGGAGGGCTATGCCTCAGTGTGTGCCGACGATGCGGCAGGGGTAACGCAAGCGGTGCGTCACTTGGCTTCTCTAGGGCACAAGCGTATAGCCTATGTGGGTGGTTCTTCGCAGTCCTGGACGAATGAGCAACGCATGGAGGCTTTCGCAACGAGCGTGGAAGAATACGGGCTAGAAAGCGTTATTTTGGGTCCCTTCGAACCTTCGTACGGGGGCGGCGTCAACGCTTGCGACGCGCTGATGCTTGAGCCTGGGGTGACCGGCGCTGTGGCCTTCAACGACTTGATGGCTGCCGGACTCCTGAGCACACTTTCTGAGCGACAGGTCAAGGTGCCTGAGGAGTTGAGCATAGTCGGCATTGACAATAGTGTCCTCTCTCGCGCTGTGCGGCCATCCCTAACTACTGTGGATGTCCGTCAAGAGCGGTTGGGGCAGGCAGCCATGCAGATGGTCGTGGATATGCTTCGTGGCGAGGGCGCGCATGCAGCTGGAAGTGCTGAGGACAGTGCAAATATGTTGATACCGGAGATTTTGTTGACGCGTGATTCCACGAGCTTTGCGCAAACACAATGA
- a CDS encoding sugar ABC transporter substrate-binding protein has product MFAQDNKGVSVEGQFFEYGDYFQKLSVGAAGKQMPDIMQMDMNNFKQFKKNNLLLDMQRYIDNKTIDVSAVDKKVVSQGKLDGGMYGFTNAINAPALMYNKSLLDKLGITLTNDMTLEQFKDVSRQVYQKSGYKTNFAYYEPTDLLAYQVRSKGKILLKDGKLGVKSPSELEPFFQMYADGLKEGWHIDPKVFAEIKISSVEQNPLLYGSDPSRRSWCAFMYSSQSVAAQAAAQNGDKLAMVPWPSDNVSKSEYLKPSQYWVVSKNCKNPDLAAKWINFYINSVKANKILLTDRGLPISGKVLDAIKTDLTQPDQDAVDFIQKVVTPHSTEVNPPFPVGTSEIDTKTLPSVEEELCYGKIGVKEAAERFFRQANETLSNAR; this is encoded by the coding sequence TTTGCTCAGGATAACAAAGGAGTCAGTGTTGAAGGGCAGTTCTTTGAGTATGGAGATTACTTCCAGAAGCTTTCTGTGGGCGCAGCAGGAAAGCAAATGCCCGATATTATGCAAATGGATATGAACAACTTTAAACAGTTTAAAAAGAATAATCTTTTGCTCGACATGCAGAGATATATTGACAATAAAACTATCGACGTGTCTGCTGTAGATAAAAAAGTAGTGAGTCAGGGCAAACTAGACGGTGGTATGTACGGTTTTACTAACGCCATCAACGCTCCGGCCTTGATGTATAACAAGAGTTTACTAGATAAGTTAGGCATTACTCTTACTAATGACATGACACTAGAGCAGTTTAAGGACGTCAGCCGCCAGGTTTATCAAAAGTCAGGATATAAAACAAATTTTGCATACTACGAACCAACTGATTTACTTGCCTATCAGGTACGTTCTAAAGGCAAAATCTTGCTTAAAGATGGCAAACTCGGCGTGAAGTCGCCCTCAGAACTTGAACCGTTCTTCCAAATGTATGCCGATGGTCTGAAAGAAGGATGGCATATTGACCCTAAGGTATTTGCTGAGATAAAAATAAGCTCTGTAGAACAGAATCCTTTGCTGTATGGCAGCGATCCCTCTCGAAGGTCGTGGTGTGCTTTTATGTATTCGTCTCAGTCTGTAGCCGCTCAGGCAGCTGCGCAGAATGGGGATAAGCTAGCTATGGTTCCGTGGCCGTCGGACAATGTTTCAAAGTCAGAATATCTCAAACCGAGCCAATATTGGGTAGTCTCAAAAAATTGCAAGAATCCTGACCTCGCAGCAAAATGGATCAATTTTTATATCAACAGCGTCAAAGCTAACAAAATTTTGCTCACTGATCGGGGACTTCCAATCAGTGGGAAAGTGTTAGACGCAATAAAAACTGATCTCACTCAGCCTGATCAAGATGCTGTTGACTTCATACAGAAAGTTGTGACTCCCCACTCTACAGAGGTGAACCCACCTTTCCCAGTCGGCACCAGCGAAATCGATACGAAAACTCTCCCAAGCGTGGAAGAGGAATTGTGCTACGGAAAAATTGGAGTCAAAGAGGCAGCGGAGCGTTTCTTCAGACAAGCCAATGAAACGCTATCGAACGCGAGGTAG
- a CDS encoding ABC transporter permease yields the protein MTSSAVAPSQKDLANSSGVQFRAHGKFVSFLQREKVAGVVCSAPFIFGFLMFLIVPLGLSLYYTFTNYNIIGDAQFIGLDNYKRMFTQDPLFWQSLGVTFFFALISTPLRLIFALVVALLLLRNSKISGFYRAAFYLPSILGGSVAVAILWKQMFAADGVINRALAIFGIHTHFAWLGSEKTAIWTLIILAVWQFGSSMLIFLASLKQIPSELYEAASVDGANKWGQFWKITLPLLTPTIFFNLVMQSINGFLAFTQCYIITQGKPRNTTLFYMVDMYDESFTRYHAGYGAAMAWVMLILIGIYTGFLFLSKRFWVYDEEA from the coding sequence ATGACATCCAGCGCTGTTGCTCCAAGTCAAAAAGACTTGGCAAATAGCAGTGGTGTGCAGTTCCGTGCCCACGGTAAATTCGTGAGTTTTTTGCAGAGGGAAAAAGTCGCTGGGGTGGTGTGCTCGGCACCCTTTATTTTTGGCTTTTTGATGTTTCTCATTGTGCCACTGGGGCTGTCCCTGTACTACACGTTTACCAATTACAACATCATTGGTGACGCGCAGTTTATAGGTTTAGACAATTACAAACGCATGTTTACTCAAGACCCGCTTTTCTGGCAGTCCTTGGGTGTTACGTTCTTCTTTGCTCTAATCTCTACACCGCTTCGACTTATCTTTGCACTGGTAGTTGCTTTATTACTCCTGCGCAATTCTAAGATTTCAGGCTTCTATCGGGCGGCCTTCTACCTGCCATCCATCTTGGGTGGTTCGGTGGCTGTTGCTATTCTGTGGAAGCAAATGTTTGCAGCAGATGGCGTTATCAATAGGGCGCTTGCTATCTTTGGCATCCACACTCATTTCGCCTGGTTGGGCAGCGAGAAGACAGCTATTTGGACGCTGATTATTTTGGCTGTCTGGCAGTTCGGTTCCTCCATGTTGATTTTCCTGGCATCCTTGAAGCAGATTCCTTCCGAGTTGTACGAAGCGGCCAGTGTAGACGGTGCAAACAAGTGGGGCCAGTTCTGGAAGATCACCCTGCCCTTACTCACGCCTACTATCTTCTTTAATTTGGTTATGCAGTCCATCAACGGTTTCCTCGCTTTTACTCAGTGCTACATCATTACGCAGGGCAAGCCAAGGAACACGACCCTCTTCTACATGGTTGACATGTACGACGAATCCTTTACCCGCTATCATGCTGGTTATGGCGCTGCCATGGCATGGGTCATGCTGATTTTGATTGGTATCTACACCGGATTCTTGTTCTTGAGCAAGCGTTTCTGGGTGTACGACGAGGAGGCCTGA